One Candidatus Rokuibacteriota bacterium genomic region harbors:
- a CDS encoding DUF488 domain-containing protein, with amino-acid sequence MKVYTIGFTKTSAESFFTRLQRAGVKKVLDVRLNNVSQLAGFAKKNDLRYFLKAICGIDYAHRPELAPTQEMLDTYKKKGGHWADYEKRFLDLMASRRVEENLPRDAVDGACLLCSEDKPHHCHRRLVTEYLQDKWGDVEILHL; translated from the coding sequence ATGAAGGTCTATACCATCGGGTTCACCAAGACCTCCGCCGAGTCCTTCTTCACCCGGCTGCAGAGGGCGGGCGTGAAGAAGGTGCTCGATGTCCGGCTGAACAACGTGTCGCAGCTCGCGGGGTTCGCGAAGAAGAACGATCTTCGCTACTTCTTGAAGGCCATCTGCGGCATCGACTACGCTCACCGACCCGAGCTCGCACCCACGCAGGAGATGCTGGATACGTACAAGAAGAAGGGGGGCCACTGGGCAGACTACGAGAAGCGGTTTCTCGATCTGATGGCCAGTCGCCGGGTCGAAGAGAACCTTCCGCGCGACGCGGTCGACGGGGCATGCCTTCTATGTAGCGAGGACAAGCCACACCATTGTCACAGACGACTGGTAACCGAGTACCTGCAGGATAAGTGGGGCGATGTCGAGATTCTTCATCTATGA
- a CDS encoding DUF488 domain-containing protein — translation MAEYVYTIGHSTHSTKKLVELLAAHVVTAVADVRSEPYSRINPQFNQESLRADLKAANIAYVFLGRELGARTENRSCYVDGKVQYEILSRTALFREGLARIVQDIGGHRIAVMCAEKDPLMCHRAILVCRHLAALGITAKHILEDGRLESHDDALARLLAELGIAEGDLFRSRDELIAEAYSRRGQQIAYSENQPSPKEGVAGVDR, via the coding sequence GTGGCGGAGTACGTCTACACCATCGGCCATTCGACGCACTCGACGAAGAAGCTCGTCGAGCTGCTCGCCGCGCACGTAGTTACCGCTGTGGCCGACGTCCGCTCGGAGCCCTACAGCAGAATCAACCCGCAGTTCAACCAGGAGAGCCTGCGCGCCGACTTGAAAGCAGCGAACATCGCCTACGTCTTCCTCGGGCGTGAGCTCGGCGCGCGCACTGAAAATCGGAGCTGCTATGTCGACGGTAAGGTCCAGTACGAGATCCTCTCACGCACCGCCCTCTTTCGGGAGGGCCTCGCGCGTATCGTCCAGGACATCGGTGGCCATCGAATTGCAGTGATGTGCGCAGAGAAGGATCCGCTCATGTGCCACCGGGCTATCCTGGTGTGCAGGCATCTTGCGGCGCTGGGCATCACTGCGAAGCACATCCTCGAGGATGGACGGCTTGAGAGCCATGATGACGCGCTGGCGCGCCTCTTGGCTGAGCTTGGAATCGCCGAGGGCGACCTGTTCCGGAGCCGCGACGAGCTGATCGCCGAGGCGTACTCCCGACGTGGCCAGCAGATCGCGTACAGCGAGAATCAGCCTTCCCCCAAAGAGGGTGTCGCTGGAGTCGATCGATGA